The proteins below come from a single Xyrauchen texanus isolate HMW12.3.18 chromosome 3, RBS_HiC_50CHRs, whole genome shotgun sequence genomic window:
- the zfand5a gene encoding AN1-type zinc finger protein 5a, translated as MAQETNQSPVPMLCTTGCGFYGNPRTNGMCSVCYKEHLNRQQSSDRSPMSPLAGSPSAEASAIQRLEASINKAEPSPTPTTDSMRESISSTSLPVTQQMTEMSISREEKALSPKAEAVEPVVTQPTSSYSLVPVAHGSDEGKSPDSSKPKKNRCFTCRKRVGLTGFDCRCGNLFCGIHRYSDKHNCTYDYKSEAAAKIRKENPVVVADKIQRI; from the exons ATGGCCCAAGAGACGAACCAGAGCCCCGTGCCTATGCTGTGTACCACAGGCTGTGGTTTCTATGGCAACCCTAGGACTAATGGCATGTGCTCGGTGTGCTATAAGGAGCACCTGAACAGACAGCAGAGCAGTGATCGTAGTCCCATGAGCCCTCTGG CTGGCAGCCCTTCAGCAGAGGCCTCAGCTATACAGAGACTAGAAGCCAGCATAAACAAAGCAGAACCCTCACCTACACCCACCACAGATAGCATGAGAGA AAGTATTTCTTCAACTTCCTTACCAGTAACGCAACAAATGACAGAAATGAGTATTTCTAGAGAGGAGAAGGCTCTGTCTCCGAAAGCTGAGGCTGTTGAACCAG TTGTAACACAGCCCACCTCGTCCTACTCCCTTGTTCCTGTTGCccatggcagtgatgagggcaagAGCCCAGATTCCTCCAAACCCAAGAAAAATAGATGCTTTACCTGCCGTAAGAGAGTCGGCCTAACAG GTTTTGACTGTCGATGTGGTAATCTGTTCTGTGGAATTCACCGGTACTCAGACAAGCACAATTGCACATATGATTACAAGTCAGAAGCTGCTGCTAAGATCCGCAAGGAGAACCCTGTAGTGGTGGCTGATAAGATCCAGAGAATATAA